From a region of the Betta splendens chromosome 5, fBetSpl5.4, whole genome shotgun sequence genome:
- the arhgef3 gene encoding LOW QUALITY PROTEIN: rho guanine nucleotide exchange factor 3 (The sequence of the model RefSeq protein was modified relative to this genomic sequence to represent the inferred CDS: inserted 2 bases in 1 codon) yields MQPGDGCERGSRSKLQKKTSSFSLLSPNGWSLRGKKRKQASRDADSLSLCSLDINEPSTKRSRAASRVAPLAGLLPPVRTAPLKRIGLTLQRSISFRSDRDXPPPPSSSSSSSSSSSSVVRTRVVSSPSSSAAAPAAKRRDSKLWSETFDVRLGAGTRTLSPKEIKRQEVIFELAQGERDLVEDLTLAQKAYRDPMLKLSIMTEQELNRIFGTLDSLIPLHEDLLRRLRDARRPDGATDHVGHILTDWLPCLSSYTPYCSNQVKAKALLDQKKQDRRVQDFLQRCLQSPFSRKLDLWNFLDVPRSRLVKYPLLLREILKHTPNGHPDLQQLEAAMLMVQSLVAEINRQTGESECQFYKERLLFSEEGRRSELIDRSRTLSCHGELRSNRGLKLHVFLFQDVLVITRSGALNEQPVYQLCRQPVPLRHLDLEDLEDGAVRVGGSIRGAFSSSERAKNFFRVSYRSGAQLQNHYFQASDAFNKQQWINCIRQAKEAALSGGEASSLQRDSQKGPWAEAETGPGSEGKEGVRVRALDLELEGETRRNGGVEAADPARGAGKIGAEPGVEAGGGAGGGGAGSGADGGAGGAGGGGSDGEEAGAGAGAGGGGADRGADRGEGGGAGGAVTPRGGANTVPTLLISSASPTQEEAQKQEEAMEQELKEEEQLNMDTSEELSLRC; encoded by the exons gaGCCCAGCACCAAGCGCAGCAGAGCCGCGTCCCGGGTGGCGCCGCTGGCCGGTCTGCTGCCGCCCGTCAGAACCGCGCCGCTGAAGCGGATCGGACTGACGCTGCAG CGCTCCATCAGCTTCCGGAGCGACAGAGA GCCAccgcccccctcctcttcctcctcttcctcctcctcctcctcctccgtggtgAGGACCCGCGTGGTCtccagcccctcctcctccgcggcggcgccggccgccaAACGCCGCGACAGCAAACTGTGGAGCGAGACGTTCGACGTGCGACTGGGAGCCGGGACGCGAACGCTGAGCCCCAAAGAGATAAAGCGACAGGAG GTCATATTCGAGCTGGCTCAGGGGGAGCGAGACCTGGTGGAGGACCTGACTCTGGCCCAGAAG GCCTACCGCGACCCCATGCTGAAGCTGTCCATCATGACCGAGCAGGAGCTGAACCGCATCTTCGGAACCCTGGACTCGCTGATACCGCTGCATGAAG ACCTGCTGAGGCGCCTGCGTGACGCCAGGAGGCCCGACGGCGCCACCGACCACGTGGGTCACATCCTGACGGACTGG CTGCCCTGCCTGTCCTCCTACACGCCGTACTGCAGCAACCAGGTGAAGGCCAAAGCCCTGCTGGACCAGAAGAAGCAGGACCGGCGCGTGCAGGACttcctgcagcgctgcctgcagTCGCCCTTCAGCCGGAAGCTGGACCTGTGGAACTTCCTGGACGTCCCGCGGAGCCGCCTGGTGAAGTACCCGCTGCTGCTGAGGGAGATCCTGAAGCACACGCCCAACGGCCAcccagacctgcagcagctggaggcggcG ATGCTGATGGTTCAGAGCCTGGTGGCAGAGATCAACAGGCAGACGGGCGAGTCGGAGTGTCAGTTCTACAAGGAGCGCCTGCTGTTCTCGGAGGAGGGTCGCAGGAGCGAGCTCATCGACCGCTCCAGAACTCTGAGCTGCCACGGAGAACTCAGGAGCAACAGGGGCCTC aAGCTCCACGTGTTCCTGTTCCAGGACGTTCTGGTCATCACCCGGTCCGGCGCGCTGAACGAGCAGCCCGTCTACCAGCTGTGCCGCCAGCCCGTCCCGCTCCGGCATCTGgacctggaggacctggaggacggAGCGGTGCGCGTGGGCGGCTCCATCCGCGGCgccttcagcagcagcgagcgcg CGAAGAACTTTTTCCGGGTCTCCTACCGCAGCGGAGCTCAGCTGCAGAACCACTACTTCCAGGCCAGTGACGCCTTCAACAAGCAGCAGTGGATCAACTGCATCCGACAAGCCAAGGAGGCGGCGCTGAGCGGAGGCGAGGCCTCCAGTCTGCAAAGGGATTCACAGAAGGGTCCATGGGCAGAGGCGGAGACAGGGCCCGGTTCAGAAGGGAAGGAGGGGGTCCGTGTCCGGGCTCTGGACCTGGAGCTAGAGGGAGAAACAAGGAGGAATGGAGGCGTGGAGGCGGCCGATCCAGCACGAGGTGCCGGTAAAATCGGGGCAGAACCAGGAGTCgaggcaggtggaggagcaggtggaggaggagcaggaagtggagcagatggaggagcaggtggagcaggtggaggaggatcagatggagaagaagcaggtgcaggagcaggagcaggtggaggtggagcagataGAGGAGCAGATAgaggggaaggtggaggagcaggtggagccgtGACTCCCAGAGGAGGTGCAAATACAGTTCCCACCCTCCTCATTAGCTCAGCGTCTCCCACTCAGGAGGAGGcgcagaagcaggaggaggcgatgGAGCAGGAGctcaaggaggaggagcagctcaacATGGACACGAGTGAGGAGCTGAGCCTCCGGTGCTGA